One segment of Xanthomonas oryzae pv. oryzae DNA contains the following:
- a CDS encoding HPr family phosphocarrier protein: MLERELIVSNRLGLHARATAKLVQTLSSYRSNATLAAKGREVNAKSIMGVMLLAAGQGTSVVVRLDGEDEAEALQALVDLFERRFDEDS, from the coding sequence ATGCTTGAACGCGAACTCATAGTTTCCAACCGACTCGGACTGCATGCGCGGGCCACCGCCAAGCTGGTGCAGACGTTGTCGTCCTATCGCAGCAACGCCACCCTGGCAGCCAAGGGCCGCGAGGTGAATGCCAAGAGCATCATGGGCGTGATGTTGCTGGCCGCCGGCCAAGGCACCAGCGTGGTGGTGCGGCTGGACGGCGAAGACGAAGCCGAGGCCCTGCAGGCGCTGGTTGACCTGTTCGAACGTCGCTTCGACGAGGACAGCTGA
- a CDS encoding PTS sugar transporter subunit IIA, translating into MACGILLITHPGIGAALLNVATGLLRQLPLKTEAFDVPFDADLDALLPQASSAMRRVDSGDGVLVITDLYGASPSNLANRLAKLGTPVRRVSALSLPMLLRVMNYPEQGLQELPATAAAGTRNGAIIDDA; encoded by the coding sequence ATGGCCTGTGGCATTCTCCTGATTACTCATCCCGGCATCGGCGCCGCGTTGTTGAACGTGGCGACAGGCCTGTTGCGGCAGTTGCCGTTGAAGACCGAAGCATTCGATGTGCCGTTCGATGCAGACCTGGACGCGTTGCTGCCCCAGGCGTCGTCGGCGATGCGCAGAGTCGACAGCGGCGACGGCGTGCTGGTCATAACCGACCTGTACGGCGCCAGCCCCAGCAATCTCGCCAATCGCCTGGCCAAGCTGGGCACACCGGTTCGCCGGGTGTCCGCACTGAGCCTGCCGATGCTGCTGCGGGTGATGAACTACCCCGAACAAGGATTGCAGGAGCTGCCCGCCACTGCGGCGGCCGGTACTCGCAATGGAGCGATCATCGACGATGCTTGA